From a single Candidatus Eremiobacteraceae bacterium genomic region:
- a CDS encoding pyridoxal-phosphate dependent enzyme yields the protein MQHVLPEIHPISIEAIEAARERIKGTVIRTPLIRLDHGVPKPEIYLKLENLQPTNSFKLRGAANAVAMLPADRRAEGVWTISAGNAGQGVAYAARQARVPCTVVTIDTAPATKVERMQALGARLVKASFDACWEAMEKREFPGVRGAFIHPFDDDDFVAGNATIGLEIMEDLPDVSAVVAAIGGGGLIAGIASGIKARSKRVRVLGAEPETAAPGAASFAAKAPTKFGRWQATFVDGAGGKSIFPRMWDRMKDVVDGSIVVTLDDVKRAMRILAERSRVVAEGAGALPVAAALSGKAGTGPIVAVVSGGNIDLAKFAELIGAV from the coding sequence ATGCAGCACGTGCTTCCTGAAATTCATCCTATATCTATCGAAGCGATCGAGGCGGCCCGCGAGCGGATCAAGGGCACCGTCATCCGCACCCCGCTCATCCGGCTCGACCACGGCGTTCCTAAGCCTGAGATCTATCTGAAGCTTGAGAATCTCCAGCCGACCAACTCGTTCAAGCTTCGCGGCGCGGCGAATGCGGTTGCGATGCTCCCGGCCGATCGCCGCGCGGAAGGCGTTTGGACGATCAGCGCCGGCAACGCCGGTCAAGGCGTCGCCTACGCGGCGCGTCAGGCGCGCGTGCCGTGCACTGTCGTCACGATCGACACCGCGCCCGCCACGAAGGTCGAGCGCATGCAAGCGCTCGGCGCTCGGCTCGTCAAAGCGTCGTTCGACGCATGCTGGGAAGCGATGGAGAAGCGCGAGTTCCCGGGCGTCCGCGGTGCGTTCATCCATCCGTTCGACGACGACGACTTCGTCGCGGGCAACGCGACGATCGGTTTGGAGATCATGGAAGACCTTCCCGACGTCTCCGCCGTCGTCGCTGCGATCGGCGGCGGCGGACTCATCGCCGGCATCGCTTCGGGCATCAAGGCGCGATCGAAACGCGTCCGAGTGCTCGGAGCCGAACCCGAAACGGCCGCACCCGGCGCCGCATCGTTCGCGGCGAAAGCGCCGACGAAGTTCGGACGCTGGCAGGCGACGTTCGTCGACGGGGCCGGCGGCAAGAGCATCTTCCCGCGCATGTGGGATCGCATGAAGGACGTCGTCGACGGCTCGATCGTCGTGACGCTCGATGATGTGAAGCGCGCGATGCGAATCCTAGCCGAGCGCTCGCGCGTCGTCGCCGAGGGAGCCGGCGCGCTTCCGGTCGCCGCAGCACTTTCCGGCAAGGCGGGTACGGGCCCGATCGTCGCAGTCGTGTCGGGCGGCAATATCGATCTCGCCAAATTCGCAGAACTGATCGGCGCTGTGTAG